Proteins from one Halovivax limisalsi genomic window:
- a CDS encoding cupin domain-containing protein, with product MKRASLADERETGPESARGDGSKSTADSSTKSPSLVRRTLSTALDTSDLAINHYRIDPGGRFPAGLHAHRDQEECFVVLSGRATFETLDGAVVVGADEAVRFAPGEYQAGRNDGDAPLSVLALGAPRETVDVRIPIACPSCRGDDLRLDFAGDSLAFECTECGGNWDPAACPTCSSEDLRVVLGESDDPVVACQNCESTFERPPIDGAW from the coding sequence GTGAAACGCGCCTCGCTCGCGGACGAACGCGAAACTGGACCCGAATCCGCACGCGGAGACGGCTCCAAATCGACTGCGGACTCGTCGACGAAATCGCCGTCCCTCGTTCGCCGGACGCTTTCGACCGCACTCGATACGTCGGACCTCGCGATCAACCACTACCGGATCGATCCCGGCGGTCGCTTCCCGGCCGGGTTGCACGCCCACCGCGATCAGGAGGAATGCTTCGTCGTCCTGTCCGGACGGGCGACGTTCGAGACGCTCGACGGCGCGGTCGTCGTGGGGGCGGACGAGGCGGTTCGCTTCGCCCCGGGCGAGTACCAGGCCGGCCGGAACGACGGCGACGCCCCGCTGTCGGTGCTGGCGCTCGGCGCTCCGCGAGAGACCGTCGACGTTCGCATCCCGATCGCGTGTCCATCCTGTCGCGGCGACGATCTCCGTCTCGATTTCGCGGGGGACTCGCTCGCGTTCGAGTGCACGGAGTGCGGTGGGAACTGGGACCCCGCGGCGTGTCCCACCTGTTCGAGTGAGGACCTGCGCGTCGTCCTCGGCGAGTCGGACGACCCAGTCGTCGCCTGTCAGAACTGCGAGTCGACCTTCGAGCGACCGCCGATCGACGGCGCGTGGTGA
- the gatB gene encoding Asp-tRNA(Asn)/Glu-tRNA(Gln) amidotransferase subunit GatB has protein sequence MTAQHVQRSDLVTVIGLEVHVQLETETKIFCGCPTDPADEPNDHVCPVCLGLPGSLPVLNEGAVEAAVKVGKAIDATIPEETRFHRKNYFYPDLPKNFQITQYDEPICQSGELEVSVEGDRRTIEIERAHLEEDPGSLQHVGGGGGIDTAEYTLIDYNRAGTPLMEIVTAPDFRSPSEVRAFLAELEEVLEYLGVFDAERDGSLRVDANLSIVEADEAEDGGDLTAETLESANRTEVKNISSHKAAEKALAYEETRQRNAIQRGRAVEQETRHWDESRGITVSMRSKEEEKDYRYFEEADLPPLRVAHWRDEIEIPELPRARRERFRAAYDLDEEAASKLTSTKQVADFYEDLASEFDPDLAATWVADELLGELNYRDMEITDLEGRLDEIARLVELVATDEITAKNAKEIVLRAMLDEGTGPDAIVEAEGLGKTSDDEVAQAVTAAIEDNPDAVADYENGDDGAINFLVGQVMQATGGSADPGTVNQLLRAELEE, from the coding sequence ATGACCGCCCAGCACGTCCAGCGAAGCGACCTCGTGACGGTCATCGGCCTCGAGGTCCACGTCCAGCTGGAAACCGAGACGAAGATCTTCTGCGGCTGCCCGACGGACCCGGCTGACGAACCGAACGACCACGTCTGCCCCGTCTGTCTGGGCCTGCCGGGATCGCTGCCGGTGCTCAACGAGGGGGCCGTGGAGGCGGCCGTGAAGGTCGGCAAGGCGATCGACGCGACGATTCCCGAGGAGACGCGGTTTCACCGCAAGAACTACTTCTACCCGGACCTGCCGAAGAACTTCCAGATCACGCAGTACGACGAGCCCATCTGCCAGTCCGGCGAACTCGAGGTCTCCGTCGAGGGCGACCGTCGCACCATCGAGATCGAACGTGCCCACCTCGAAGAGGATCCCGGGAGCCTCCAGCACGTCGGCGGGGGCGGCGGCATCGACACCGCCGAGTACACCCTGATCGACTACAACCGCGCGGGGACGCCGCTGATGGAGATCGTCACCGCGCCGGACTTTCGCAGCCCGTCCGAAGTGCGCGCCTTCCTCGCGGAACTGGAGGAAGTCCTCGAGTACCTGGGCGTCTTCGACGCCGAGCGAGACGGCAGTCTCCGGGTCGACGCCAACCTCTCGATCGTCGAGGCCGACGAGGCGGAGGACGGCGGCGACCTCACGGCCGAGACGCTCGAGTCGGCCAACCGGACCGAGGTCAAGAACATCTCGAGTCACAAGGCGGCGGAGAAAGCGCTGGCCTACGAGGAGACCCGCCAGCGAAACGCCATCCAGCGCGGCCGCGCGGTCGAACAGGAGACCCGCCACTGGGACGAGAGCCGCGGCATCACGGTCTCGATGCGCTCGAAGGAGGAAGAGAAGGACTACCGCTACTTCGAGGAGGCCGACCTGCCGCCGCTGCGGGTCGCCCACTGGCGGGACGAGATCGAGATTCCGGAACTCCCGCGAGCCCGGCGCGAGCGCTTCCGCGCGGCGTACGACCTCGACGAGGAGGCCGCCTCGAAGCTCACCTCGACGAAGCAGGTCGCGGACTTCTACGAGGACCTGGCGAGCGAGTTCGATCCGGACCTGGCCGCGACGTGGGTCGCCGACGAGCTGCTCGGCGAACTCAACTATCGCGACATGGAAATCACCGACCTCGAGGGCCGCCTCGACGAGATCGCCCGACTGGTCGAACTCGTCGCCACCGACGAGATCACGGCGAAGAACGCGAAGGAAATCGTCCTCCGCGCCATGCTCGACGAGGGGACGGGCCCGGACGCGATCGTCGAGGCCGAGGGACTGGGCAAGACCAGCGACGACGAAGTCGCCCAAGCCGTGACGGCCGCCATCGAGGACAACCCCGACGCCGTCGCCGACTACGAGAACGGCGACGACGGCGCCATCAACTTCCTCGTCGGGCAGGTCATGCAGGCGACGGGCGGCAGCGCCGATCCGGGCACCGTCAATCAGCTCCTGCGAGCGGAGCTCGAAGAATAG
- a CDS encoding DUF7518 family protein: MPKNRVDELESTVRELESTIQGLTEELVESKERIRVLEDMLEAEAPTRVPDRRSEGTFEAEPDEVAAAAAEAESADDLGLEPDAAEDAPETEPASAEPTDGDTDSEPQESRTDDIIVA; this comes from the coding sequence ATGCCGAAAAATCGCGTCGACGAACTGGAGTCGACGGTCCGCGAACTGGAGTCGACGATTCAGGGATTGACGGAGGAACTCGTCGAGTCGAAGGAACGAATCAGAGTCCTCGAGGACATGCTCGAAGCCGAGGCGCCGACCCGGGTGCCGGACCGCCGGAGCGAGGGGACGTTCGAAGCCGAGCCCGACGAGGTCGCCGCGGCGGCCGCGGAGGCGGAATCGGCCGACGATCTCGGGCTCGAACCGGACGCGGCCGAGGACGCCCCGGAGACGGAACCGGCTTCGGCGGAACCGACGGACGGCGACACTGACTCAGAACCACAAGAGTCACGTACCGACGACATCATCGTAGCCTAA
- the smc gene encoding chromosome segregation protein SMC: MHIKALVLDNFKSFGRKTRIPFYEDFTVVTGPNGSGKSNIIDAVLFALGLARTRGIRAEKLTDLIYNPGYEDGERPPGTREAEVEVILDNADRTLEKSQVATAAGTEDVGDCDEIRIRRRVKQTEDNYYSYYYLNGRSVNLTDIKDLLAQAGVAPEGYNVVMQGDVTEIINMTPHSRREIIDEIAGVAEFDAKKADAFEELEVVQERIDEADLRIEEKRTRLDQLEDERRMALRYRRLRREKAEYEGYLKASELEEKREELESVEERIDDLEADLEERQRDLDEKQGTVVRLQEDLEDLNAEIERKGEDEQLRIKAEIEEVKGEIARLEDKIETCRERIEEAEADRREAFVQIDRKQERVEELEDEMRECKLEKASIASEIQEREAEIDELETELENVDTEYDEVKADLAERKDELEVAKTAKNDLQREQDRLLDEARRRSNEISELESSIEETRELLPELDEERSELERELSKAEANKENIAEVVQDLKRERFQLQDDLDELEDELQAKQQEYAELEAKAGESGDSSFGRAVTTILNAGFEGVHGAVAQLGSVAGEHAVACETAAGGRLANVVVDDDGVGQHCIEHLKSKNAGRATFLPMTEMHTRSLPSAPADPGVVDFAYNLVDFDDQYAGVFSYVLGDTLVVEDIETARSYMGDFRMVTVDGDLVEKSGAMTGGSRKGSRYSFSTDGRGTLERVATQITELQDQREDLREELRDVESRLDDARDRQTDAADEVRSIENEIEKLDDQRERLEAEIESDESELEELEDERESVDEEMTEISGKIEAKQADIESIEAAIEELETELADSKIPELTAQIEELEDEIDEREDRVEALNSELNEYELEKNYAEEAIEDLHDEIETAQNQKAEYEGRIETYEAEIESQEGALDEKREAVEQLESELAELKDERSDLKDDLADARLARDEAQEAVDETESDLAAARDREEALTWEIDSLEDEVGDYDPEDVPDHDTVVEMIDLLEADMEALEPVNMLAIDEYDEVRSALDELEENRETLVEEAEGIRDRIERYERQKKDTFMDAYESINGHFTDIFEQLSEGTGSLHLEDDEDPFDGGLTMKAQPGDKPIQRLDAMSGGEKSLTALAFIFAIQRHNPAPFYALDEIDAFLDAVNAERVGRMVDELAGDAQFVVVSHRQAMLDRSERAIGVTMQQDNVSAVTGIDLSGGEEVVADD; encoded by the coding sequence ATGCACATCAAAGCCCTCGTTCTGGATAATTTCAAGAGCTTCGGGCGCAAGACCCGAATTCCCTTCTACGAGGACTTCACCGTCGTCACCGGTCCGAACGGCTCTGGCAAGTCGAACATCATCGACGCCGTGCTCTTCGCGCTCGGACTGGCGCGGACGCGGGGCATTCGCGCCGAGAAGCTCACCGACCTGATCTACAACCCCGGATACGAGGACGGCGAGCGCCCGCCGGGCACCCGCGAAGCCGAGGTCGAAGTCATCCTCGACAACGCCGATCGGACCCTCGAGAAATCCCAGGTCGCGACGGCCGCGGGCACCGAGGACGTCGGCGACTGCGACGAGATCCGCATCCGCCGACGGGTCAAACAGACCGAGGACAACTACTACTCCTACTACTATCTCAACGGCCGCTCGGTCAACCTCACCGACATCAAGGACCTGCTCGCCCAGGCCGGCGTCGCCCCGGAGGGGTACAACGTCGTCATGCAGGGCGACGTCACCGAGATCATCAACATGACCCCGCACAGTCGGCGCGAGATCATCGACGAGATCGCCGGCGTCGCGGAGTTCGACGCGAAGAAGGCGGACGCGTTCGAGGAACTCGAGGTCGTCCAGGAGCGCATCGACGAAGCCGACCTCCGCATCGAGGAGAAGCGGACCCGCCTCGACCAGCTCGAAGACGAGCGCCGGATGGCGCTTCGCTACCGTCGCCTCCGGCGCGAAAAGGCCGAGTACGAGGGCTACCTCAAGGCGAGCGAACTCGAGGAGAAACGCGAAGAACTCGAATCGGTCGAGGAACGCATCGACGACCTCGAGGCCGACCTGGAGGAACGCCAGCGCGACCTCGACGAGAAGCAGGGCACCGTCGTTCGCCTGCAGGAGGACCTCGAGGACCTAAACGCCGAGATCGAGCGCAAGGGCGAGGACGAACAGCTACGGATCAAAGCCGAGATCGAGGAGGTCAAAGGCGAGATCGCCCGCCTCGAGGACAAGATCGAGACCTGCCGGGAGCGCATCGAGGAAGCCGAGGCCGACCGGCGCGAGGCGTTCGTCCAGATCGACCGCAAGCAAGAGCGCGTCGAGGAGCTCGAGGACGAGATGCGCGAGTGCAAACTCGAGAAGGCCTCGATCGCCTCCGAGATACAGGAGCGCGAGGCCGAGATCGACGAGCTCGAGACCGAACTCGAGAACGTCGACACCGAGTACGACGAAGTGAAGGCCGACCTCGCCGAGCGCAAGGACGAACTCGAGGTGGCGAAGACGGCGAAGAACGACCTCCAGCGCGAGCAGGATCGCCTGCTCGACGAGGCGCGACGGCGATCGAACGAGATCTCGGAGCTCGAGTCCTCGATCGAGGAGACCCGTGAACTCCTGCCGGAACTCGACGAAGAGCGCTCGGAACTCGAACGGGAACTGTCGAAGGCCGAGGCGAACAAGGAGAACATCGCCGAGGTCGTCCAGGACCTGAAACGCGAGCGCTTCCAGCTCCAGGACGACCTGGACGAACTCGAGGACGAACTCCAGGCGAAACAGCAGGAGTACGCCGAACTCGAGGCGAAGGCGGGCGAGAGCGGCGACTCCTCGTTCGGGCGCGCGGTGACGACCATCCTGAACGCCGGCTTCGAGGGCGTCCACGGCGCGGTCGCGCAGCTGGGAAGCGTCGCGGGCGAGCACGCCGTCGCCTGCGAGACGGCCGCCGGCGGCCGGCTGGCGAACGTCGTCGTCGACGACGACGGCGTCGGCCAGCACTGCATCGAGCACCTCAAGTCGAAGAACGCCGGGCGGGCGACGTTCCTCCCGATGACCGAGATGCACACGCGAAGCCTGCCCTCGGCCCCGGCAGACCCCGGCGTGGTCGACTTCGCGTACAATCTGGTCGACTTCGACGACCAGTACGCGGGGGTTTTCTCGTACGTCCTCGGCGACACGCTCGTCGTCGAGGACATCGAGACGGCCCGGTCCTACATGGGCGACTTCCGGATGGTGACCGTCGACGGCGACCTCGTCGAGAAGAGCGGGGCGATGACCGGCGGCTCGCGCAAGGGATCGCGCTACTCGTTCTCGACGGACGGTCGCGGCACACTCGAACGCGTCGCGACCCAGATCACGGAGCTGCAGGACCAGCGCGAGGACCTGCGCGAGGAGCTTCGCGACGTCGAATCGAGACTCGACGACGCGCGGGACCGACAGACCGACGCGGCGGACGAGGTTCGGTCCATCGAGAACGAGATCGAGAAGCTCGACGACCAGCGCGAGCGACTCGAGGCGGAGATCGAGTCCGACGAGTCTGAACTCGAAGAGCTCGAGGACGAGCGCGAATCCGTCGACGAGGAGATGACCGAAATCTCCGGGAAGATCGAGGCAAAACAGGCCGATATCGAGTCGATCGAGGCGGCGATCGAGGAACTCGAGACCGAGCTGGCCGACTCGAAGATTCCGGAACTCACGGCCCAGATCGAGGAGCTCGAGGACGAGATCGACGAGCGCGAGGATCGCGTCGAGGCGCTCAACTCCGAGCTCAACGAGTACGAACTCGAGAAGAACTACGCCGAGGAGGCGATCGAGGACCTCCACGACGAGATCGAGACCGCCCAGAACCAGAAGGCGGAGTACGAAGGGCGCATCGAAACCTACGAGGCCGAGATCGAGAGTCAGGAGGGCGCCCTCGACGAAAAGCGCGAGGCGGTCGAACAGCTCGAATCCGAACTCGCCGAACTCAAAGACGAGCGCTCCGATCTCAAGGACGATCTCGCCGACGCCCGGCTGGCTCGCGACGAGGCCCAGGAGGCCGTCGACGAGACCGAGTCCGACCTCGCCGCGGCGCGGGACCGCGAGGAGGCCCTGACGTGGGAGATCGACTCGCTCGAGGACGAGGTCGGCGACTACGACCCCGAGGACGTCCCGGACCACGACACCGTCGTCGAGATGATCGACCTCCTCGAGGCCGACATGGAGGCGCTCGAACCGGTGAACATGCTCGCGATCGACGAGTACGACGAGGTTCGATCCGCCCTCGACGAACTGGAGGAAAACCGGGAGACCCTCGTCGAGGAGGCCGAGGGCATTCGCGATCGGATCGAGCGCTACGAGCGCCAGAAGAAGGACACCTTCATGGACGCCTACGAATCGATCAACGGCCACTTCACCGACATCTTCGAGCAGCTCTCGGAGGGGACGGGCTCGCTCCACCTCGAGGACGATGAGGACCCGTTCGACGGCGGGCTGACCATGAAGGCCCAGCCCGGCGACAAGCCGATCCAGCGCCTCGACGCGATGTCCGGCGGCGAGAAGTCCCTGACGGCGCTGGCGTTCATCTTCGCCATTCAGCGGCACAACCCGGCGCCGTTCTACGCGCTCGACGAGATCGACGCCTTCCTCGACGCGGTCAACGCCGAACGCGTCGGCCGGATGGTCGACGAGCTGGCCGGCGACGCGCAGTTCGTCGTCGTCTCGCACCGCCAGGCCATGCTCGATCGCTCCGAGCGAGCCATCGGGGTGACGATGCAACAGGACAACGTGAGCGCGGTGACCGGGATCGACCTGAGCGGCGGGGAGGAGGTCGTTGCTGATGACTAG
- a CDS encoding segregation/condensation protein A, giving the protein MTSEESEEAKATTDSSETRTGNEVTRERREGSEEAKATTDSSETRTGNEVTRERREGSEEAKATTEPSEHSSGERSDPRESVDGEFERSSEPSDEAAEDDIPLSIAGHEDREPPGGDDAESVSFGDADEESDADAPDDADPYPDQVDALAADEDDEDVQPVELLVQLAKNGEIDPWDIDIVHVTDAFLDALDEADLRTSGRALFYASVLLRMKSDVLFTPDEPDEEELPPWEAPFAEEGPAPEEAEGPDGFDPVERLEAEMDRRLERQHARGKPETLDELVRELRDAERGSWWKRSREYDTSNSPSGFNRGVQELSYHSGDAFRGVDEPTADDVTHTQHDEDIEDVIDAVEAALEPHYEGGREEVLFVEIEASGGSRVMTYLALLFLAHRGRVRLEQDELFGDLWVQQVTVEAEATGEAVAD; this is encoded by the coding sequence ATGACTAGCGAGGAATCCGAGGAGGCGAAGGCGACGACGGATTCCTCGGAAACGCGAACGGGGAACGAAGTGACCCGTGAGCGAAGGGAGGGCTCCGAGGAGGCGAAGGCGACGACGGATTCCTCGGAAACGCGAACGGGGAACGAAGTGACCCGTGAGCGAAGGGAGGGCTCCGAGGAGGCGAAGGCGACGACGGAACCCTCCGAACACTCGAGCGGGGAGCGAAGCGACCCGCGAGAGAGCGTGGACGGCGAGTTCGAGCGATCCTCGGAACCATCCGACGAGGCCGCCGAGGACGACATTCCCCTATCGATCGCCGGGCACGAGGATCGCGAGCCACCGGGCGGAGACGACGCGGAATCGGTCTCGTTCGGCGACGCGGACGAGGAGTCGGACGCCGATGCACCCGACGACGCGGATCCGTACCCCGACCAGGTCGACGCGCTCGCCGCCGATGAGGACGATGAGGACGTCCAGCCGGTCGAGTTGCTCGTTCAGCTGGCCAAGAACGGCGAGATCGACCCGTGGGATATCGACATCGTGCACGTGACGGACGCGTTTCTCGACGCGCTCGACGAGGCCGATCTGCGAACCTCGGGTCGGGCGCTGTTCTACGCGAGCGTCCTCCTGCGGATGAAGAGTGACGTGCTGTTCACGCCGGACGAGCCCGACGAGGAGGAGTTGCCGCCGTGGGAGGCGCCGTTCGCCGAGGAGGGGCCGGCCCCGGAGGAAGCGGAGGGGCCGGACGGGTTCGATCCGGTCGAGCGGCTCGAAGCGGAGATGGATCGCCGGCTGGAGCGCCAGCACGCACGCGGCAAGCCGGAGACGCTGGACGAGCTGGTTCGGGAACTGCGCGACGCCGAGCGGGGGTCGTGGTGGAAGCGCTCGCGCGAGTACGACACGTCGAACTCGCCGAGCGGGTTCAACCGCGGCGTGCAGGAACTCAGCTACCACTCGGGCGACGCCTTTCGCGGCGTCGACGAGCCGACGGCCGACGACGTCACGCACACCCAGCACGACGAGGATATCGAGGACGTCATCGACGCCGTCGAGGCGGCGCTCGAACCGCACTACGAGGGCGGCCGCGAGGAGGTCCTGTTCGTCGAGATCGAGGCGTCGGGCGGCTCGCGGGTGATGACCTACCTGGCGCTGCTGTTTCTCGCCCACCGCGGTCGGGTGCGACTCGAACAGGACGAACTGTTCGGCGACCTCTGGGTCCAGCAGGTGACGGTCGAGGCCGAGGCGACCGGCGAAGCGGTGGCGGACTGA
- a CDS encoding phosphoribosyltransferase gives MSELPEDFSCTITNWEYIYSLCREVSEQVRRDAFEPDVIVALARGGWFAGRCCCDFLGLDDLTSLKMEHYVGAAEKADEPTVRYPMPEGSVSDKDVLIVDDIADTGGSIERAHEYVTDRDAGTVRTATLQLLGTSEFEPHYVGERLEEWAWIVYPWNFIEDMIDLISGVMDGADQETFTADEIRHFLASVHDIQRIEMEIAQPDRLPEVLSEMERREVVEAVGDGEWRLAA, from the coding sequence ATGTCCGAGTTACCGGAGGACTTCAGCTGTACCATCACCAACTGGGAGTACATCTACAGCCTCTGTCGGGAGGTGAGCGAACAGGTCAGACGCGACGCGTTCGAGCCGGACGTCATCGTCGCGCTCGCTCGCGGAGGCTGGTTCGCCGGACGCTGCTGCTGTGACTTCCTGGGGCTCGACGACCTGACGAGCCTGAAGATGGAACACTACGTCGGCGCGGCGGAGAAGGCCGACGAACCCACCGTCAGGTATCCCATGCCGGAGGGCAGCGTCTCGGACAAGGACGTCCTCATCGTCGACGACATCGCCGACACCGGCGGCTCGATCGAACGCGCCCACGAGTACGTCACCGACCGCGACGCGGGGACCGTCCGCACCGCGACCCTCCAGCTGCTCGGGACGAGCGAGTTCGAACCCCACTACGTGGGCGAACGACTCGAGGAGTGGGCCTGGATCGTCTACCCGTGGAACTTCATCGAGGACATGATCGACCTGATTTCGGGCGTGATGGACGGGGCCGACCAGGAGACGTTCACCGCGGACGAGATCCGACACTTCCTCGCGAGCGTCCACGACATCCAGCGCATCGAGATGGAGATCGCCCAGCCCGACCGCCTCCCGGAGGTGCTCTCGGAGATGGAACGCCGCGAGGTCGTCGAAGCCGTCGGCGACGGGGAGTGGCGTCTGGCCGCCTAG